The sequence GTCCGAATGTCGGAATATCAgaatatcatacatttttattacatatatATGCGACTGTATCTATGCAGTTTGTTGATATGTTTTTGATATATTCCCTTGCGTACAAGAAACCAAAGTAAAACTAAAAGATCTTTGCAGTACCAATTTAATTAACCaatggattaaaaaaaaacgtcaTTAATTTCAATTTGTAGCACGTTTCATTAGtttcttttgtatttaatgTGACTGCTGAGGTAAAGTGAATAAGATCGACTTGACTTTGACTGGTTTTATGTGTCATTTTCATAAGCAATAAGCTATGGCTGTGTTCTTtgcatttttgtaatttaaatgcATCTTAATTGCTTTTGAAATAGCTTTTAGCTTTCTCAAATAATTAAAACTTATATCTTTAAAATTCAGTAATAATTTAGtcattaaagtgaaagttcacccaaaaatgaaaattctgtcatttactcaccctcttgtcatttcaaacctgtatgactttcttctgcagaacacaaaagaagatattatgaagaatgtcactaaccggcccccattcacttgcattggttttgtgtccatgcaatagaagtgaatgggtgcaggtgctgttcggttaccagcattcttcaaaatatcttctgtgttatgcagaagaaagaaagtaatacaggtttgatgacagaattttcagtttcgGGTCAACTACCTCTTACCTATTGCTACCTCTAAGACTTAACGCTTAATTGCTTCCTCGCctcttgtaagtcgctttggataaaagcgtctgctaaatgcctacatgtaaatgtaatgtaactatccctttaaaagcatgGGTTATTATTTAGACTAGAACGCCCTCTAGTGATGGATTTGAGTGTTATTTTAAAGTGTGCACAACAGCATACAAGTGACCTGCTTCATCAGTTTGAGTCACTTTGTTTTTCTAGAGTTTCATACAATAAAGCCTAGTGTCAGTTTACTAAAAACAAAATTCTTAAAGTTTAACTCCAAACTGTTgcttaaatgtaattatttgaaTGTTGCTCgaacttttgtttttgaaaaaatagACTGAAAAGATTTCAAGCTATTCTCAGGCTTACTTTATAtatgtttctattttttattaaattaagcttttattaaaattgttaGCATGCATTTTCTGTGTTCCCACTAGCCTGAGGCATCAGTCCAGCCAGTGCGAGGTTCACAAAGATcagaagaagaggaggatgGTGACCTGAACAAAGCATTAGGCGTTCAGCGTTTCCAGCAGATCCTGAACCCAGCTCCCAGAGTTCCCGGCGAACAGCACCGTGTCTACAATGAGGAAGATTTTGAGTGTGAGGAATAGGACACAATTGGCAACTgtttcacagttttgcaaaaacaaacatgaaagcGAACCAAGAATGTTTTCCAAGTTTTAAGATTTCACCACCTTATTGCAGATCGATTATGAACGGCATGACTAACTTTGTTTAATCTGGATTTGCTGTAGATCATCGTCACTCGTCCCATCACATCCACCATCCACTCTCTAAACTCCCAGGAGATGGCCGGAGGAAAAAGGGTGCACGCAAGAGGAGGAAAAGCAGCAGCAGAGATCACCGAGTGAACTCTGGTCCCAGCAGTCCTCTAGCCATTGAGGAAGATGAcgatgaggaggaagaggaagaggCTACGGATGGCCAGAGCACCCTCACGATGTCACCAACCGAAGCTGAGAGCAAAGACGATGTTCAGGTGATCTAATGTTCGTTTAAAATGCGTGCCAATCATTAATGTAAGAATGtataagaaataatgcaaacaTCTGTTAAATGCCATTATTATTCTCATCCAGTTTTTTGTTTCGGACGATGACCCTCATGTACCCATGCCTGAGGGTTCAGAGTCTTATTCTGCACGGGGACTTCTGATCGTGCCCACCGCTGCTGTGTGCTCTGAACCGGAGGACAGCTCGACCACCGAGTAAGTCCATTTGCTGGACATCTTTTGCATTTATGCCCTTTTTCTACTTTTTAGATATGCTGATATACTGTCATCGCATAGTTACTTAAAGTCAaagctttgaaaaaaaaacactgtgtgtCAACGTTGCAGGTGTAACCTATAAAATGATACCTCCTGGTTAGCTGAGCGTCTTTCCTGAAAAAAATCCCTCAAGTCTCTTAAAGTCAAACGATAAACGTGTCGTATTAGTTGACTTTCAGAGTGCCacgttgttttatttttacagcatctCCATTTTTTACTTATGTTTGAAACTGGTTGTCATCTCGCAGACCCAATACGACATCGACCGTGTCAAGTTTACTGTCGTTTGAAGTCAGGGTACAGCACATCCCGTCTGTTACTAAGCACAAGTTATTTTAGTGATCCGCAGGGTATCTGCTTCTCTCAAACCCTACGTCTCCCACTGTCCACATCACTCATCCGTTGCCGCTAGCAACCGCACTTTGCTTTTATATACCCCTCGCCATCTTACCttgctgtttaattgtgtttcCAAGCGCATAAGTGTCTTGACAACCATAAGGTGACTTTGTTGTGCGCTGTTTTCTTTCTAGTTTTCTTTAAGTTTGTGTCTTATTTAACAACACGTATTTATAGGCTTTTATAAAACTGAACTGAAGGTAAGTGCTTTTTTGTGACAGGGTGCACAATCAAAAATATCATCAGGTCtgatatttagtcatttagaattgacttttattatacatttgtgcTTTTGTTATCCGTGTTTAGTGAAATTTTGGGAACACTTCAGAATAAGGTGCTTTTAGTTAACATTTGTAAATGAACAATTgagttttttaacatttattaatccttgtcaatgGTAGTTAAAACagtaattcatgttaattcatggtgcatttactaatgttaacattgacagcatatgattttaattatgtattagtaaatgctgacattaacatgaattaatattaataaatgctgtagaagtgttgttcattgttaggtCATGTccgctaatgcattaactaattgttaacaaatagcaccttattgtaaagatTTACCAACAATGTTAAAACAGATTACAgtagttacatttttttatttatgtttttgtattgtattttaggaactggtaatatgtgtgtgtaatatggGTGGTATGTGTTCCCTTTAGTATTTTATTAGGAAAACATGTTTGTAAAAGTGGTTTTTAATTGGAGAATGTGATTCAGTATAAGCTTCTTTTGCATGTATTTTTCCATTCACTTCACTTTTTGTATACTGTTGTTTTTTGGCTTTCAATGCAAAATGTTCCCAAAGTGGCTGTGGATAAACGCGTCAAATGTAAATTAAGTCCCTGCTGTATACAGTCTACGGTATGTAATGCTTTGATGAAAAACAAATAGTCACATTTCAATCCTGTCTGGCAGAACACCTGAACCGGCTCCAGTGACCTCCGGCACCACTGAATCCAGTTCTCTGCCCCGCGTGTCGAGTCGCAGCTACGACCTTCAGGAGAGACGTCGCACAGGCAACATGACGGGCACTGAGCAGGCCAAATATCAACGAATACCCACAGATGAGTTTGAGGCTCAAACCCTCGCCTCCGCCGACCTGGACGGCATCAAAAGTGAGGCTTTTTTAAGCATGTATCAAACCCGTGGCTTTGGTTTTGCTTGCATTATTGtaacattattatatattttggtGCAGatgtttaaatcatttgaagatCAAATTAATTTTGAGGTCTTTTGGGACAGCTGAAGCTATAAGCAGGAGTTTCCACAGGTTTAATGGTCTCTCAGGTGATTTGTACCAAGAATCCCACTACACCTCACAGCAAGGGCCTTTTATGCCCCAGTGGGACGAACCTTTCCCAGAATTCAGCTGTATATCAGCACTTCTCTTCTGATAATTACTTTTGGATGAAGGCCCAGCCGCTGGCATACTCTCAACAACAGGAATGGCGAAGActctctttgttttatttgacaaataTAAGTACGTAATAGACATGATGCGTTTTACGCTTTGTATTTAGCCTGATAACACAAAACAGATATAAAGACTGTATCAGAGTAAGAACACTAGACGTTTTACAATTAATGTTATCTCAAATGAGCCGTGCACCATTTCAAATGAATATATAACCACTTTCAGAGATTGACACGAGAAAacatacagccatggaaaaaatgatAGTATAAGTACATATAATTTATGTACTTAATTAATATATaagtacatattaaaataaaaaacctgattttaaaatggcctatttataggtgtgtgtttaggtaaaattagcATTTTTGTTTCACTCTGTGAAATACTAACAATACttctcccaaattttaaataaaaaatattgtttctatttgaatttatttgcagaaaatgaaaactagagaaGGAGGTGAAAATAAgagaaaagatgctgtgtattttttcagaccttaaagtccccatgaaccggaagttgcgatcgtttttactttcgtattctgacacatttccgagtgaaaggaaattcaaaggagaaaattagtgggcgtggcttgtgtttttcactgagaattgattggatgtgtaaaaacagctgttgcattgattttgaaatgaaactggcagcagactgacagttgaaggggaggagttaacggatgctccacccaagccgtctagtttacgtcatttcagatgaaaagtcactacagggcggaagtgcattttcagattttaactgaagattatgagggcacgtgaattttaaaaagaagatgacccacattgataagctatttactataaacgctgcaatatttcatgaaaaaataagaattgtcaatttaaatttcactgggactttaaatacagcaaagaaaacaagttcatgttcgcttttaagtaatacaacagtcatatttgtacattaggaaaaaatatttttgatgtgataacctggatttttctcacagttttcatgcgtcttgccATGTTGTCAGTctgtcacattgctgttggatgacttctcctgaggtttgattttgttgaaattcaacagacactggactgaaatgaccacaaaacATCTAACATCACTTTTCATCACATCAAAAGACGATGTGGACAGACAGCGCTAAAATGAGATTTTGTTTAACGAATCAGAATTAAGTGCGGTGTTCATCGAGCTTTCATGAATTCTGCAATCCATGCGAGCTACAATTCATCCGAAAATAATGAAACTGGGTGATTTAACGTCACAAAGGTCTCCAGCTAACCGTGTGGGAAAAGACCGACCGCTTTGTACAAGTACGCACAGAATGAATTCGCTGCTTTGTTTTGGCCTCTTAACTTGATTGGAGTGAGAATCCATCCCCAGTTAAGTTAAATCCCCTTAAACTTTCTGACCCCACATGCTCTTGGCCACCGGCCCGTCCTGTAACTGTTATAAACAAAGCCTGTGACCTGCGACTCATCTCCGGCAATGTGATTTTACACACAGTATAGTGTGGGCATTTTAGTGATTTAGAAAATGCTGCAACTTTATTCAAGAGGATGGAAAAATCTGAAATGATGAAAAtgagagtgttttttttttactcttaATGCATCACAAAGATGTTATAAAGCTTTATAAGAGTACACGCATGCTAAACAGGACTTTAATATAAAGTgctgttgttatattttatattcttgAACACTGAAATCGAATATGTTTTAGAGTTTATGATGCACATTATCCTGAACAATATCAtaaatgtgtgatgttttgCAGGTCATCGATTCGAAGATGTTCCCGGGGTCCGTCGACATCTGGTTAGGAAAAGCATGAAGGGTCAGGTGGTGCACATTAGCAAAGATCATAAGGAGCCCAGCACACGCATTCGCAAACTGGACCGGACGCCGCACGAGGTGACGCATCTTCATCTTTGTACTCAAGAAAAGTTTTACTGTGCACGATTACGAAAACAAACATGGATGTATTTGCTCTGTACTACAATAAATGTCACAGTCCCCTCCCTGAAGTTTTAGGACAACATCGTCAACTTATTTTGTGACCAGCTGGGTTCCAGGTATCGACACAAAATCTGGTTCTCCGAATGCATTTAGACACTCGAATTAAAAGTAGCTCGCCACATTCCTGCTCTCCTCCCAAACAAAATGAGGAGGATTTCAGGGGGCAGGACctgattaaaaatgaatgaacgtCTTTCCTTTCACACAaccaagaataaaaaaaaagatcagCTTGGGTAACCAGAAACCACCGCGCGCCTTTACGCTCACCCATGTTTTATTAACGCCCTCGCATGCACCTCAAACAGGTTAACCAGTCTCGTATTAGAGCAAACGAGTGTACTTATGGACCCTCTCGCTTTCGAACAACACGACCTGACGTCGGACAGTCGTGATCTCGGTCTATGCCTCTTGACTAAACGGCATGGTGCTTTTAGACTTTTCCAGACGGGTCGCTCGGCACCAGAAGGTCAGAACATGGTTAATGTGTGGAAACCAACATTAACTTGTGCACTTATTCTTCTTGAACGAAGTGCTTGAATTCTGTGTATTTCGGAGTATAAAcggtgtgtttttctgtgtttgaaTTCACCAGGTGTTTGTGGAGCTCAATGAACTCATCATGGATAAAAACCAGGAGATGCAGTGGAGAGAAACGGCTCGCTGGATCAAGTTTGAAGAAGACGTGGAGGAAGAAACCGACCGTTGGGGGAAACCGCACGTcgcgtcgctgtccttccgcaGTCTGCTGGAGCTGAGGAGGACTATATCTCATGGTGAGCGTCTGGATAAACCTTCATGAATGTTTTGAATGTGGAGACTAGATGTCAGAATCCAGCTTTTGGAGTTTCTGTTTTTGACACTGTGTTGCTACTCCACCATTTTCAATATATCCACTATTTTTGAAATCTCTTTAAAATCTATGTTGTAAAAGTATTTGGGTAGGTTTGTTATCTCTGTATCTAAACTTCTGAGTGTTACGTTTACGTTTTTATCACCATTGACAAGATTTTCCATCATTTATGACATAATGCTTCTCTGccgctgtttttgttttgatcaTTGTTCTGTATCTGATCTGGACGAagtcttttgacagaaatgcaatttccTCAACTTTTTGTGTAAAATGGTCTATTGAactgattaaaaaaagaattaagCTATAACAAAattctatttttgtttgtttaagagCAGAGGCTCTGATCTTTAGAAATATGCTGGGGTCCAGGAAAGTTTTGTGAatttaatgatttttaaaaatgctgAGGGGGAAATGTGTTAAAAGCCAGCTTGTGATGTTTTGACAATAGTCTGTGACCAGGATTTActcaaattaataaattaatacatttatcgTGGATTTATTCTattcaattcaagtttatttagtGCTTTATttgcaatgttgcattgttttaaccctttaaggggcgattcacattttgcgtctaaaaccgcgcggaaaacgcgagccgctaTGCCGctttctctagtcaaatgacccgcggtgcgcACAGCGCACGGTACTCTGAAAATTTGAACTATTTTcaacttgatgcggcgccggtgtgcctagaaaaatgtgcgcgtGCCTTCcgtgtgtctacatttaaaataacgaacttgcgcgtgcaaaagacgcgaaatgtgaatcgccccaaATTTTACTGTCACTGTTCTAATATTGGAACACCTAGGTTTACTTCAATATTTCACAACTGAAATCTTATCCTATCATAACAAACGATATAtcattggaaaggtctaagactctagaatacatatttaaccaGTGCTTTACAAAAAGAAATTATGTAGGAGtagtaatttattcatttatgacAAGCGTGAgcataaaaattattaaatgctGCTAAATGTCACCGTTCCAGTGGAACACTGAAGTTATGCAATATAATTCCATTTTAAtcctgacaaactatatatcttTGGAAAGCTCTAAGAATGTAGTTTTTGTATTTCGGAACTGTTTTGCACTTAGTAAAAGTAATTTTCTTAAATGTCACTGGGCCCATTTGGTAccattaaaaatattacatattcataatcatattttattgtacattttaaaataaatctcaAAAACTTCTATATCATTGGAAAGCTCCAAGAATGTCCTTCTTTTATATAATGatgaaatttattaaaatgtaatttgtttgCAGTAACCATTGGAGCCTATATGACACCTAGTGGCAGTTGTTGGTATAATAATTAAAAGTATCACAGAAACCACATTTTTTGTGATATCAGCTTGAAATTTGAAACAAAACTTGTTTAGAAGCATGTCTTTAATTTTCTGGCAGTTTTTtgatgaaaagttttttttaaaaaatttttaaaaaaaaaaaaaaaaaattaaaaattttttattattattaatgtacaattaaactgctataaatatttttataattaaaatttttCAACTCCAACTCCTTTTACAATAAAGTATAGAATCTCTTCTTTAAAACAAGACCAAGATTATGTCACTAGTCACTAATTTCAAAGTTGAAATCACTTTTAAGCCCCACTCTCAAAAAAGGGGGATGACAGTTAataaaagcagctttacatgaaaaagaaaacacaagagGAAAATTAAGTGTAAAGAGTACAACCGAGAGGACAATCCTAATAAAAGCCATCAAAACTATTTTGAGGTTTTAATCTTACCCATTTAGTCGGTtttacattaataaattataatcaTGCATTCTAACGTCTTTTAATAGGAGCGGTGCTGTTGGATTTGGACCAGAAAACGTTGCCCGGCATCGCCCATCAGGTAGTTGAACAGATGATCATCTCGGACCAAATCAAAGCCGAGGACAGAGCCAACGTCCTCCGCGCTCTCCTACTCAAACACAGGTAACTTCCGGACATGACACGATGATGCTATCTAAATGTAGTAGTTTCAGAACACTTCCATGATCAGACAGGCCCCGAATTACTTACAAGACATGATTCTGGCATGATGTGTTATGAATTATGAAATGCTTCAATACTTTCTAACTCAAGCACCCGTCATCATGCCGCCGCCCGTCCTGTAGATCCACACACGACCCTTTGCAGTCTTTGCTTGTGTCTCTTACCCGCTGGTTCCCTTGCTCACCTTCCCGTAGTCACCCGAGCGATGAGAAGGAACACAGCTCCTTCCCCAGGAACATCTCAGCAGCGAGTCTGGGCTCCCTGATCGCCCATCACCAGAGCAGCAGTAACCATCTCACAGTCCCCGAACCCTCGGTCACGGAGCCTCTGATGGGGACCAGTCAAGACAGCACGCACATCGACATGGAGAAGAACGAGGTGACTCATTTCAGTCGTGTCTAAGGGTTGGAAATGTgacgttttctttttttgccaagcctccataaattcttctcaaagctgagcttcagtttacaccccaaacacaactacacacaacacacgtgcaACACTTTTAGGGCATCTTTAACCATATATTTGAATAAGGAGCgatgtgtgttttctgaagttGGACTCACTTTTGGCCGATATATTGTACGATGTGCACAAAACTTTTCAGATAATGAAAACTGTAATTGTTGTGTTTCGCAGAAGGAGTCGTCTCCAGCTATAGGCATGCACAGATCCAAATCTAAACATGAGCTGAAACTTCTAGAGAAAATTCCAGAAAATGCTGAGGCAACTGTTGTACTTGTTGGTAAGATTTTACAGCGCACCTTAAACGATttcttttcatgttattttatcaCCGTTATCGGACCAAAACGTTAAtattaaatcaaatgttttttttattaataggcAGCGTTGACTTTCTGGAGCAGCCCACCATGGCATTTGTTCGGTTACAGGAGGCTGTGGAACTAGCCTCGGTGTTGGAAGTACCGGTTCCTGTGCGCTTTCTCTTTGTGCTGCTAGGACCTCCCAGCACCAACATGGACTACCATCAGATCGGACGTTCCATTTCCACGCTCATGTCTGACAAGGTGAGCTTTAGTTTTAACTTTTGTTTGTTGCCTTCAGGCATAATAACTGGCTTTATCAATGCTAATATCACAATTTATCTAATGTCTCTCCAGCAATTTCATGAAGCGGCATATCTGGCAGACGACCGACAGGATCTGCTGAACGCTATTAACGCTTTTCTGGACTGCAGTATTGTACTTCCTCCGTCTGAGTTGGGCGGTGAAGAGCTCCTGCGCTCCGTCGCTCACTTCCAAAGAGAGATGCTCCGCAAGAGAGAGGAGCAGGAGGTGGCCCTGCTGTCCAAAGAGTCAAAAAGCCTGGAGGAGAAAGGTAACCTGTGTGAAGATTTAGTCAGGGTTGACTTTagtggttttgttttattttgtactgTTTATTTTGCCatatcaatttttttgttttattatttgctttcttgatttgttttgttttgtgctctatttacactatttttttgctttatcagtttctgtttgtttgttgtgtttagcATTTTATGtcctatttgttttgttttacttaatcaatttttttattttttgctttgtgtttttttgttttatttagcttttttgTGCAGCTTTTTTGCATTATCGGTTTTTAGTCTTATTTAGCTTTTTATGctgtttattttgttctgtgtaatcagttttaatttattatagttttcgGTTCATCTGTTTTGTGTTATCagttttaagtttaatttagtttaaattaatgtttatttgttttgctttatcattttagttatattttgattatttgtgccatttattttgtttgttttgctttatatgtttagttttatttagctTATTTGTGCTGTTTATTTTGCTCTAtctgtttagttttatttagatttttgtgctgtttattttgattgtttattttgctttatcggtttttagatttatttagctttttgtgttgtttgtttgttctgcctaatcagttttattttgttttgttttttatttttttattttgttttgttattttaccaaTAGCCCTCTATATTAACAGTATCCAAACTTCTCTCCCTATGTTTGTGATCAGAGGCCTTGTTGGCGCCTTTAAAGCCTGAAGACGACCCTTTGCAACGCACTGGTCGTCTGTTCGGCGGGCTGATCCGTGACGTCCAACGGCGCTACCCGAAGTACATCAGCGACTTTAAAGACGCGCTGAACCCCCAGTGCATGGCTGCCGTCATCTTCATCTATTTCGCCGCTCTTTCTCCTGCGATCACGTTCGGAGGCCTGCTGGGTCAGTTACTCAAACATTTCATCTGCGCTCTTgcagaaaaaaaattatgtcttttaagatttatattttaaatgcatgataTTACTGACACATAGATGGTTTTCTTTGaacaaataaatggaaaataatTGTTCTTGAGGAAGAAAGtttaaattttgtttgttttgttgaaatcatttttattgttgtttgttcTGGTTTATCAGTGAGTCTAATCCTTGTAAGTGTTTTGGATTAAATGCCCTTTAAACTCTAGACTGCTTGTCCCTTGTACGACTTGAGATGTTGAATAATTCATGTATAAGATCTTTGATCTGTCTTGTGGGTGCAGGTGAGAAGACCGAAGGCCTGATGGGTGTATCAGAGCTGATTGTGGGCACATGTATTCAGGGTGTGTTGTTCTGTCTGCTCGGGGCACAACCGCTTCTGGTGGTGGGCTTCTCTGGACCCATCCTGGTGTTTGAAGAAGCCTTCTTCTCGGTGagtttgtgctgttttgttgcATTAGCAACACAAAAGTCATGGGATTGATTAAAATGTACCTTATATCCAGtgcaagttgctttggatgaaagtatctgccaaatatgtaaatgttggGTTTAAGTTAACTGATGGTTACTTTAATTCCATCATCTGTTCCCTATTGCAGTTCTGTAAGAGCAACAACATGGAGTACCTGACGGGTCGGGTGTGGATCGGATTCTGGCTCATCATCATTGTGGTGGTGATGGTGGCGTTTGAAGGCAGCTTCCTGGTCCGATTCGTGTCCCGCTTCACGCAAGAGATCTTTTCCTTCCTTATCTCTCTTATCTTCATCTATGAGACCTTCTCAAAACTGGCCAAGGTAGTTGACATCTTTTCCTAG comes from Triplophysa rosa linkage group LG23, Trosa_1v2, whole genome shotgun sequence and encodes:
- the slc4a2b gene encoding anion exchange protein 2b isoform X3, coding for MSQPEASVQPVRGSQRSEEEEDGDLNKALGVQRFQQILNPAPRVPGEQHRVYNEEDFEYHRHSSHHIHHPLSKLPGDGRRKKGARKRRKSSSRDHRVNSGPSSPLAIEEDDDEEEEEEATDGQSTLTMSPTEAESKDDVQFFVSDDDPHVPMPEGSESYSARGLLIVPTAAVCSEPEDSSTTETPEPAPVTSGTTESSSLPRVSSRSYDLQERRRTGNMTGTEQAKYQRIPTDEFEAQTLASADLDGIKSHRFEDVPGVRRHLVRKSMKGQVVHISKDHKEPSTRIRKLDRTPHEVFVELNELIMDKNQEMQWRETARWIKFEEDVEEETDRWGKPHVASLSFRSLLELRRTISHGAVLLDLDQKTLPGIAHQVVEQMIISDQIKAEDRANVLRALLLKHSHPSDEKEHSSFPRNISAASLGSLIAHHQSSSNHLTVPEPSVTEPLMGTSQDSTHIDMEKNEKESSPAIGMHRSKSKHELKLLEKIPENAEATVVLVGSVDFLEQPTMAFVRLQEAVELASVLEVPVPVRFLFVLLGPPSTNMDYHQIGRSISTLMSDKQFHEAAYLADDRQDLLNAINAFLDCSIVLPPSELGGEELLRSVAHFQREMLRKREEQEVALLSKESKSLEEKEALLAPLKPEDDPLQRTGRLFGGLIRDVQRRYPKYISDFKDALNPQCMAAVIFIYFAALSPAITFGGLLGEKTEGLMGVSELIVGTCIQGVLFCLLGAQPLLVVGFSGPILVFEEAFFSFCKSNNMEYLTGRVWIGFWLIIIVVVMVAFEGSFLVRFVSRFTQEIFSFLISLIFIYETFSKLAKIFQEHPLRRCSAVVVDLNGSEVNSSMENATFSPIVTNSSSPEVVKVVGEPNTALLSSVLMSGTFFIAFYLRKFKNSAFFPGRLRRVIGDFGVPIAILIVVLVDTSIQDTYTQKLSVPRGFSVTSPDKRGWIINPLGTDGQFPIWMMFASFLPALLVFILIFMETQITTLIVSKKERMLVKGSGFHLDLLLIVTLGGTSALFGLPWMAAATVRSVTQVNALTVMSKAVAPGDKPRIQEVKEQRVTGLLVAILVGLSIVIGDLLRQIPIAVLFGIFLYMGVMSLNGIQLTERVLLLLMPPKYHPDHIYVRKVRTLRMHLFTAVQVVCLGVLWAVMSTVASLAFPFVLIMTVPVKMFVLPRIFSSREMQCLDADDAEPTFDEKEGQDEYTEMHMPV
- the slc4a2b gene encoding anion exchange protein 2b isoform X1; its protein translation is MSDPVTSDKLANAVASVVLNPEASVQPVRGSQRSEEEEDGDLNKALGVQRFQQILNPAPRVPGEQHRVYNEEDFEYHRHSSHHIHHPLSKLPGDGRRKKGARKRRKSSSRDHRVNSGPSSPLAIEEDDDEEEEEEATDGQSTLTMSPTEAESKDDVQFFVSDDDPHVPMPEGSESYSARGLLIVPTAAVCSEPEDSSTTETPEPAPVTSGTTESSSLPRVSSRSYDLQERRRTGNMTGTEQAKYQRIPTDEFEAQTLASADLDGIKSHRFEDVPGVRRHLVRKSMKGQVVHISKDHKEPSTRIRKLDRTPHEVFVELNELIMDKNQEMQWRETARWIKFEEDVEEETDRWGKPHVASLSFRSLLELRRTISHGAVLLDLDQKTLPGIAHQVVEQMIISDQIKAEDRANVLRALLLKHSHPSDEKEHSSFPRNISAASLGSLIAHHQSSSNHLTVPEPSVTEPLMGTSQDSTHIDMEKNEKESSPAIGMHRSKSKHELKLLEKIPENAEATVVLVGSVDFLEQPTMAFVRLQEAVELASVLEVPVPVRFLFVLLGPPSTNMDYHQIGRSISTLMSDKQFHEAAYLADDRQDLLNAINAFLDCSIVLPPSELGGEELLRSVAHFQREMLRKREEQEVALLSKESKSLEEKEALLAPLKPEDDPLQRTGRLFGGLIRDVQRRYPKYISDFKDALNPQCMAAVIFIYFAALSPAITFGGLLGEKTEGLMGVSELIVGTCIQGVLFCLLGAQPLLVVGFSGPILVFEEAFFSFCKSNNMEYLTGRVWIGFWLIIIVVVMVAFEGSFLVRFVSRFTQEIFSFLISLIFIYETFSKLAKIFQEHPLRRCSAVVVDLNGSEVNSSMENATFSPIVTNSSSPEVVKVVGEPNTALLSSVLMSGTFFIAFYLRKFKNSAFFPGRLRRVIGDFGVPIAILIVVLVDTSIQDTYTQKLSVPRGFSVTSPDKRGWIINPLGTDGQFPIWMMFASFLPALLVFILIFMETQITTLIVSKKERMLVKGSGFHLDLLLIVTLGGTSALFGLPWMAAATVRSVTQVNALTVMSKAVAPGDKPRIQEVKEQRVTGLLVAILVGLSIVIGDLLRQIPIAVLFGIFLYMGVMSLNGIQLTERVLLLLMPPKYHPDHIYVRKVRTLRMHLFTAVQVVCLGVLWAVMSTVASLAFPFVLIMTVPVKMFVLPRIFSSREMQCLDADDAEPTFDEKEGQDEYTEMHMPV
- the slc4a2b gene encoding anion exchange protein 2b isoform X2, whose product is MDFLFKLKPEASVQPVRGSQRSEEEEDGDLNKALGVQRFQQILNPAPRVPGEQHRVYNEEDFEYHRHSSHHIHHPLSKLPGDGRRKKGARKRRKSSSRDHRVNSGPSSPLAIEEDDDEEEEEEATDGQSTLTMSPTEAESKDDVQFFVSDDDPHVPMPEGSESYSARGLLIVPTAAVCSEPEDSSTTETPEPAPVTSGTTESSSLPRVSSRSYDLQERRRTGNMTGTEQAKYQRIPTDEFEAQTLASADLDGIKSHRFEDVPGVRRHLVRKSMKGQVVHISKDHKEPSTRIRKLDRTPHEVFVELNELIMDKNQEMQWRETARWIKFEEDVEEETDRWGKPHVASLSFRSLLELRRTISHGAVLLDLDQKTLPGIAHQVVEQMIISDQIKAEDRANVLRALLLKHSHPSDEKEHSSFPRNISAASLGSLIAHHQSSSNHLTVPEPSVTEPLMGTSQDSTHIDMEKNEKESSPAIGMHRSKSKHELKLLEKIPENAEATVVLVGSVDFLEQPTMAFVRLQEAVELASVLEVPVPVRFLFVLLGPPSTNMDYHQIGRSISTLMSDKQFHEAAYLADDRQDLLNAINAFLDCSIVLPPSELGGEELLRSVAHFQREMLRKREEQEVALLSKESKSLEEKEALLAPLKPEDDPLQRTGRLFGGLIRDVQRRYPKYISDFKDALNPQCMAAVIFIYFAALSPAITFGGLLGEKTEGLMGVSELIVGTCIQGVLFCLLGAQPLLVVGFSGPILVFEEAFFSFCKSNNMEYLTGRVWIGFWLIIIVVVMVAFEGSFLVRFVSRFTQEIFSFLISLIFIYETFSKLAKIFQEHPLRRCSAVVVDLNGSEVNSSMENATFSPIVTNSSSPEVVKVVGEPNTALLSSVLMSGTFFIAFYLRKFKNSAFFPGRLRRVIGDFGVPIAILIVVLVDTSIQDTYTQKLSVPRGFSVTSPDKRGWIINPLGTDGQFPIWMMFASFLPALLVFILIFMETQITTLIVSKKERMLVKGSGFHLDLLLIVTLGGTSALFGLPWMAAATVRSVTQVNALTVMSKAVAPGDKPRIQEVKEQRVTGLLVAILVGLSIVIGDLLRQIPIAVLFGIFLYMGVMSLNGIQLTERVLLLLMPPKYHPDHIYVRKVRTLRMHLFTAVQVVCLGVLWAVMSTVASLAFPFVLIMTVPVKMFVLPRIFSSREMQCLDADDAEPTFDEKEGQDEYTEMHMPV